ATATCGTTCCAGCTCAACGGGCACGACGCCTGCCGGGCGTCGATGGACCTCGGGTCCGTCATCTACGAGAACGAGAACGGCGAGTCCGTCGCCTACCAGGCCGGTGGTGTCTGGAAGAACACGACCGCTGGCTCGGTGATGGTCTCTGCACCGAGCCTCCAGTACCGCGTCAGTTCGGACGAGAAGCGGCCGATCCACACCCTCGACTTCCCGGTGGTGGACGTCGAGGGTCGCATCGACGACTCGGGTGAGGTCACCGCGCGCAAGACGACGAACCGGAGCCAGCGGGAGGCGTTCGAACGCGGCCTCTGTCTCCCCGTCTCCGAGAACAGCACGCTCGACCGCGTCCGGACGATCACGATAACGGTCGAGAACTCGACCTACAGCGAGGCCTGGAACCGGTACCTGCAGGACGAACTCGCGGGCAACATCCTCGAGAGCGACTACTACCCCTCGAACGGCACGATGTCCTACACGGTTCCGCTCGGCCAGAGCATCCACCCTGACGAGTTCGTCGTCGGTGATGCGCAGGTTCGAGCCGCGCTCTGGGGGACCGGAACGACCGAAATCAAACTGAACGGCGATAACTCTCCCCACAAGGGGACAACCATCGACAGTTACAATTCCACGGTGAATCCCTACCCCGTCCAGAACGGAGAGGAATCGATGATCGTGAACAACGGGCCGGTCACGCTCCTCCCTCATGCGGTCGTCGAGGGCGACATCGCGGCTGATGGGCCAGTCGATTCCCAGCCGAACTCGGAGGTCTACGGGAACATCTCCTACAACGGAACGGCAGAGAAGGACGGGACCGTCACTGGAAAGTGGTACAGTGGCTTCGAGTATGCCGACAACGTCATCCCGGCGATCGACGACGAGGTCACCTTCACCGTCGACTCGGCAGTGCTCTCGAACCACAACCGGGAGACGCCGGTGTTCGATGCGAATTACTCCGATTCGGTCCGCCAGTCGGGGACCGTCGAGTCCGGCGTCTACCTGACCGAGAACTTCGACGTCGACAGTGGCGAATCGGTCACCTTCGACACCAGTGACGGCAGCGTTGTCGTCGCGGTGAACCGGTCGGCGGACATCCAGGGCCGCATCGAGGTCGAAGGTGACGGGCAGGTTCGCCTGTTCGTGATGGACGACGTGACGGTCGGCGGGGAGGTGAAGTCCCTGGACGGCGGGAATCTAACCAACGATTCGACGAGCTTCTGGACCTTCGCACGCGCCGGTGCGGACGTCACCTTCCAGCAGGATGCTGAGTACACCGGTGTCGTCTACGCACCCGGACCGTCTGGTGAGACGGTGCTCGAAGGGCAAGGCGCCACTGGAGGCACCGAGGTCTACGGCGCGGTCGTCGGTGGACAGGTCGAGATCGAGAAGGGAGCACTCCTCCACTTCGACGAGGCGGTCCGAACCGGGAACCTCGACTCCGACGGCGACGGGATTCCGGACTCCGCCGACCCGAACAACAACGTCTCCGACGGTGACCTCGACGGTGTCCCGGACTACTACGACGACTGTCCGGACGGTGCCTCGGGCGCCACCGGTGAGAACGGCTGTGCCGGCGTCGACGAGGACGAGTCGAAGAACGCGCTCGTCGTCAACCAGTCGAAGGCGCGCGTGAACGTCGCCGGCTCGGTCGTCGCCGACGTCGAGGAGACGACGAAGCAGGTCGGCGAACGCGAACCCCTCGACGTCGTGTTCGTCATCGACGACTCCGGCTCGATGGGGAGTCCCGAGGTCAACAAGCTCCACAACGGGTACTACGAGGCGACCGGCACCTACGGGAACTGGAGCGAGTGGCAGTCTCCGGAGAACGCGTCGTACGTCCATCCGGGAGACCACAAGTGGGGCTTCGACGTCGTTCCTTCCGGTCAGCAGTGGGAGGTCCAGTACCTGCAACCACAGTACATGGACCCCGACCAGGAGGTGCTCGGTCCGGGTCGGCAGGCTGACTTCAGGAAAGACAACGGTGGCGACAGGGACGCCGTCGAGCAGGTCCGTCGGCGGGTCGAGAACAGCAGCAAGACCTACCAGGTCCCCAGCGGCGAGGTCTGGCTCGTCTCGACCGACCCCGACCCGGACGAGTGGGAGATCGGCGACCCGAGTTACCAGACCGAGTGGTTCTTCCCCGGGGAGACGTTCGAATCCGCGAACTGGAACTACTACGAGCGCTACAGCCTCGGTAACGACCCCGACGACGAGCGTGAGGACGCCATGCAGACGTTCATCGGGATGCTGAACGCGTCCCGGGGTGACCGGGTCGGTGTCGTGTCGTTCACCACGAGCAACTCCCCCAACGCGGAGGTCCGCCACGACATCCAGACCGCCGGGTCGTACTTCGACGGGGCGAACACCAGCCTGAACCTCCAGTCCGGCGGCGGGACCCCGATGGAGGACGCGATCGAACGTGCAGAGCAGGAACTGGAACAGGGCGACAACGACAAGAAGGTCATGGTGTTCCTCACCGACGGCCAGCCCGACGGTGACAAGGACGACGTCCTCGACGCGGCCGAGGACCTGCCCGAAGACATCCAGATACAGTCGATCGGACTCGGTGGCAACACCGACGAGGACCTCCTGCAGGACATGGCCGACGCGACCGAGGGGAACTTCTCGCAGGTCGGTGACTCCGCGGACCTCAACGAGACGTTCCGGAAGATCGCGGGTGAGGTGACCAAGGAGAAGGTCAAGGTCATCCAGCACAAGAACACCAGCCTCTCGCTGAACTTCGGCGGCCAGTCCGTCGAACTCGAGAACGTCAGCGTGGAACCGGACGGGACCGACACCATCGAGTCCGCCGACATCTCCGCCATCGACGTCGGGGATTACTTCTCGGTCTCGGCGACCTCGCACAACTGCGAGGACATGACCGACCCGTGGGAGAACACGTCCCACGACGGCGAGGAGTACGGGCACGTCACCTGCGACGGCATCAACAGCTCGAACCCGACCTACCAGTCGCAGTCGAACGCCTCCGACACGTACCACGAGACGTACGTCGACGGCGAGACGGTCCCGCCGTCTTCGGAGTTCACCGCGGGCTGGTACAAGGACAGTTCGACGCCGTTCCGTGACGTCATCAGCAACTACGAGAGCCAGACCGGCCTCGACCTCATCGACGAGTCGTCGGGGACGTTCGACCTCGGGGAGAACGACGCCATCATCGTCGTCAGGCTCAACCACGGCTCCGAGGACACGGACTTCGTGGTGTTGCACTTCGACGCCTACGACACCTCGGTCTCGTATCCCGTTCCGCCCGGTGGGTCGAACAACTCGAACGACGCGGCCAGCAACTCCAGTAGCGACAACAGCTACGTCGTCGACGTCGACAAGGACACCATCGAGATCGGCGACAACGAATCGAACCGCATCGCCGTCGTTCCCGACGCGACGATGCCACCGGCTGACGCCACGCTGTCGGCCAGCCAGCCGGCCGGTCCCTCGCTGACGCTCCACGCGGCCTCCCGGGCACGACCCGCGGTCTGACGGGACCGGTGGCCGCAGCCTGCGACCCTACACCCGTCACGCCGCGACCAATCACGCCTTTTTTGCTGTGCCACTGGCCACTGGGGAGTATGAGTGTGCACGACCGGGTCTCCGGACTGGTCGAGTTGACCCGGCCGGTGAACGCCGTCGTCGCCGGTGTCCTCACCTTCATCGGGGCGTTCGTGGCCGTCGGTGGCGACGTGACGACGACCGCGGGTGGGCTGACCGCGCCGGCCGTCAGGACCGCGGCGGCGGCCGTCACCACCGTCCTGGCCGCGGGTGGTGGCAACGTCATCAACGACTACTTCGACCGGGACATCGACCGGATCAACGCGCCGGACCGCCCGATTCCGCGGGGGGCAGTCAGCCCTCGCGGGGCGCTGGTGTTCAGCGTCGTACTGTTCGGGGTCGCGGCGGCGTTCGCGCTCGTCCTCCCGCCGCTGGCCATCGGTATCGCGGTGTTCAACCTCGTCGCACTGTGGGTCTACACGGAGTGGTTCAAGGGGACACCCGGCTTCGGGAACCTGCTGGTGGCGTACCTCGGCGGGAGCACCTTCCTGTTCGGCGGGGCGGCGGTCGGGAACCCGGCTGCCTCGGCGACGCTGTTCGCCCTCGCCGCGCTCTCGACCGTGAGCCGCGAGATAATCAAGGACGTCGAGGACATCGAGGGCGACCGCGAGGAGGGTCTCCGGACGCTCCCGCTGGCCATCGGCGAGCGACGGGCGCTGGTCCTCGCGACGGGGGCGCTCGTGGTGGCCGTACTCGCGAGTCCGATCCCGTTCCTGCGGGAGACCCTCGGGGTCGCCTACCTCGTCGCCGTCGCCCCGGCCGACGCGTTGATGCTGTATGCGGCGTACGAGAGCTTCTCGGACCCGACCGCGAGCCAGAACCACCTCAAGTACGGGATGTTCGTCGCGGCCGCCGCGTTCATCGTCGGCCGGGTCGCCGTCCTGCTCGGCTAACTGCTGAAAATCACCGACGGCGACGCGTCCTGATGGGGGTCTGAGGCTTCTAATCAAAAGTACTATAAGCCGGATACTGTATTCTCATACCATACGAGGGACCGGGGCTCGACACCGTGTGACGCCCGACCCGAGGATGTAGACACGCCATGTATGACCTGGCCGACGTTCTTCCGGACGCGGAACTCTCTCCCGGCACGAACCTGCTCATCGCCGGACCGCCGCTGACGGGGAAACGACAGATCGCGTTGGACCTCCTCGCGAGTGGTTCCAAGCAGGGCGAGGGAACCATCATAGTCACCACCAAGGACAGCGCACAGAAGATCTTCGACCAGTACGAGGGGCTCGTCGACGACGTCGATGCGGTCGACATCGGCATCGTCGACTGCGTGACCAAACAGCGCGGCGTGAACAACGTCACCGACGACGCCCGTATCAAGTACGCGTCCTCGCCGGTCGACATGACCGGTATCGGTATCAAACTCTCCGAGTTCTTGGAGGAGTTCTACGAGGTACGCGGCCACCGGAAGAACCGGATCCTCCTCCACTCCGTCTCGACGCTGCTGATGTACTCAGACCTCCAGACCGTCTTCCGCTTCCTCCACGTCTTCACCGGACGCGTCCAGTCCGCGGACGCACTCGGCGTCTACATCATCGACTCCACCGCCCACGACGACCAGACGATGAACACGCTCAAGCAGCTGTTCGACGCCGTCATCGAGGTCGAGGAGAGCGACGACGGTGAACCGACGCTCCACACGGCCGGCATCCCGACGCAGTAGGCCCATTCGAGACCGTCCGCCGGTTCCTCCCACCAGCACCCTTTTCGGCCACGCTCCCGTCTTCTCACCCATGCCAGTCGAGAGCGACGCGGAACTCCGTGACATCCTCGAGTACGACACCATCGCGGTCGTCGGCTGCTCGAGTTCGCCCGGGAAAGCGGCACACGACATCCCGAAGTACATGCAGTCGAACGGGTACCGCATCGTGCCAGTGAACCCGTTCGCCGACGAGATACTGGGCGAGAAGGCCTACGATTCCCTGAGCGAGGTCGAGGAGGAAGTCGACGTCGTCGACGTGTTCCGGCCGTCCGAGGAGGTCGCCGACATCGTGGACGAGGCGCTGGCGCGTGACGACGTGGAGGTCATCTGGACGCAACTGGGCATCCGCGACGACGACGCGGCGAAGAAGGCGGAGGACGCCGGAAAGCGGGTCGTCCAGGACAGGTGCCTCAAGGTCGAGCACTCGCGGCTCGCCTGAGCCGACGGCGCGGCGACGACGGGCCGGTCAGCCCTCCCACTCCTCGTAGGACCGGTAGAGCCCCTTCGAGAGGTATCGCTCCGAGGAGTCGGGGAAGACGGTGACGACCGAGTCGTAGGGCGCATCTATCTCGCCGCTGG
This window of the Haloarchaeobius amylolyticus genome carries:
- a CDS encoding DUF7289 family protein; the encoded protein is MTSPPSPTRERRGVSPIVGLVVLMALVAIASGLILLNATTVTDSVQQGTEMRSAELTLAEASAKLRTLSYQDVGDVSSLDLTGKDTQDAKIRDDGRISFQLNGHDACRASMDLGSVIYENENGESVAYQAGGVWKNTTAGSVMVSAPSLQYRVSSDEKRPIHTLDFPVVDVEGRIDDSGEVTARKTTNRSQREAFERGLCLPVSENSTLDRVRTITITVENSTYSEAWNRYLQDELAGNILESDYYPSNGTMSYTVPLGQSIHPDEFVVGDAQVRAALWGTGTTEIKLNGDNSPHKGTTIDSYNSTVNPYPVQNGEESMIVNNGPVTLLPHAVVEGDIAADGPVDSQPNSEVYGNISYNGTAEKDGTVTGKWYSGFEYADNVIPAIDDEVTFTVDSAVLSNHNRETPVFDANYSDSVRQSGTVESGVYLTENFDVDSGESVTFDTSDGSVVVAVNRSADIQGRIEVEGDGQVRLFVMDDVTVGGEVKSLDGGNLTNDSTSFWTFARAGADVTFQQDAEYTGVVYAPGPSGETVLEGQGATGGTEVYGAVVGGQVEIEKGALLHFDEAVRTGNLDSDGDGIPDSADPNNNVSDGDLDGVPDYYDDCPDGASGATGENGCAGVDEDESKNALVVNQSKARVNVAGSVVADVEETTKQVGEREPLDVVFVIDDSGSMGSPEVNKLHNGYYEATGTYGNWSEWQSPENASYVHPGDHKWGFDVVPSGQQWEVQYLQPQYMDPDQEVLGPGRQADFRKDNGGDRDAVEQVRRRVENSSKTYQVPSGEVWLVSTDPDPDEWEIGDPSYQTEWFFPGETFESANWNYYERYSLGNDPDDEREDAMQTFIGMLNASRGDRVGVVSFTTSNSPNAEVRHDIQTAGSYFDGANTSLNLQSGGGTPMEDAIERAEQELEQGDNDKKVMVFLTDGQPDGDKDDVLDAAEDLPEDIQIQSIGLGGNTDEDLLQDMADATEGNFSQVGDSADLNETFRKIAGEVTKEKVKVIQHKNTSLSLNFGGQSVELENVSVEPDGTDTIESADISAIDVGDYFSVSATSHNCEDMTDPWENTSHDGEEYGHVTCDGINSSNPTYQSQSNASDTYHETYVDGETVPPSSEFTAGWYKDSSTPFRDVISNYESQTGLDLIDESSGTFDLGENDAIIVVRLNHGSEDTDFVVLHFDAYDTSVSYPVPPGGSNNSNDAASNSSSDNSYVVDVDKDTIEIGDNESNRIAVVPDATMPPADATLSASQPAGPSLTLHAASRARPAV
- a CDS encoding geranylgeranylglycerol-phosphate geranylgeranyltransferase translates to MSVHDRVSGLVELTRPVNAVVAGVLTFIGAFVAVGGDVTTTAGGLTAPAVRTAAAAVTTVLAAGGGNVINDYFDRDIDRINAPDRPIPRGAVSPRGALVFSVVLFGVAAAFALVLPPLAIGIAVFNLVALWVYTEWFKGTPGFGNLLVAYLGGSTFLFGGAAVGNPAASATLFALAALSTVSREIIKDVEDIEGDREEGLRTLPLAIGERRALVLATGALVVAVLASPIPFLRETLGVAYLVAVAPADALMLYAAYESFSDPTASQNHLKYGMFVAAAAFIVGRVAVLLG
- a CDS encoding RAD55 family ATPase is translated as MYDLADVLPDAELSPGTNLLIAGPPLTGKRQIALDLLASGSKQGEGTIIVTTKDSAQKIFDQYEGLVDDVDAVDIGIVDCVTKQRGVNNVTDDARIKYASSPVDMTGIGIKLSEFLEEFYEVRGHRKNRILLHSVSTLLMYSDLQTVFRFLHVFTGRVQSADALGVYIIDSTAHDDQTMNTLKQLFDAVIEVEESDDGEPTLHTAGIPTQ
- a CDS encoding CoA-binding protein, coding for MPVESDAELRDILEYDTIAVVGCSSSPGKAAHDIPKYMQSNGYRIVPVNPFADEILGEKAYDSLSEVEEEVDVVDVFRPSEEVADIVDEALARDDVEVIWTQLGIRDDDAAKKAEDAGKRVVQDRCLKVEHSRLA